A region from the Methanobrevibacter ruminantium genome encodes:
- a CDS encoding coiled-coil domain-containing protein yields the protein MIIKTGKINKSRGNISLTIGKEDVKKHNLEEGDFVILTPEEYEELKTSSEIEVSTLEVVPDDEAVVKLEYDLKEAKSKEKILFSKVEELENINLELTTKLSQLEKANYINSSVLSDSESNSLIDEVKKLNGDIDDLNSEIKQLNKDLNESNEERIELLQDMNVLKTKMSFDAGELSRLREREDKHKEILEIILRTNRNMLDEVVNKTLTATINEINKELGETSIIRRIRGLTIVKEPEIHKSAISSKAYTQLEELIPDEYLLESGE from the coding sequence ATGATTATCAAGACTGGGAAAATTAATAAATCAAGAGGTAATATAAGTCTCACAATCGGTAAGGAAGATGTGAAAAAACATAATCTTGAAGAGGGAGATTTTGTAATCTTGACTCCTGAAGAATATGAAGAATTGAAGACATCTTCTGAAATCGAAGTGTCCACTTTGGAAGTAGTCCCAGATGATGAAGCTGTTGTAAAATTAGAATACGATCTTAAGGAAGCAAAGTCTAAAGAAAAGATTCTTTTCTCAAAAGTTGAGGAATTGGAAAACATTAATCTAGAGCTTACCACTAAATTGTCTCAACTTGAAAAAGCAAATTATATAAACAGCAGTGTTTTGTCCGATTCTGAATCAAATTCTCTCATTGATGAAGTTAAAAAGTTAAATGGGGATATTGATGACTTAAATTCTGAAATCAAGCAATTGAATAAGGATTTAAATGAATCAAATGAAGAAAGAATTGAACTATTGCAGGATATGAATGTCTTAAAGACTAAAATGAGTTTTGATGCCGGAGAATTGTCAAGACTTAGAGAGCGTGAAGATAAGCATAAGGAAATCTTGGAGATAATCCTAAGAACAAACAGGAACATGCTTGATGAGGTTGTAAACAAGACATTGACTGCTACAATCAATGAGATAAATAAGGAATTAGGTGAAACCAGCATAATAAGAAGAATTAGGGGATTGACAATTGTCAAGGAACCTGAAATTCATAAATCAGCTATTTCAAGCAAGGCTTACACTCAATTGGAAGAGTTAATTCCTGACGAATATTTGCTTGAAAGTGGAGAATAA